A genomic segment from Hypanus sabinus isolate sHypSab1 chromosome 8, sHypSab1.hap1, whole genome shotgun sequence encodes:
- the ccdc59 gene encoding thyroid transcription factor 1-associated protein 26 homolog: protein MKIRGSCGPGFQQPTAKRPKPKRACLTEMTEESHRGASGPPRGISGATGTEVPSGRRSLGAVDDVTVRRRMAPVKQSQRSSSRVDREMVVKASGKRNSRYFKKGWGSIKEGKGFAFQQKAKIKHQYKKILRKEKRAQHPRDVEYADNYPDHLRHLYLAEEELLKKQSKKVKREEPVTSQPDSQPETPKKKKKKTSYQKTKEEYEKRQAEYKRKKEEAEKRQKEKEEAQMKYKEQKLERYRILCKKTRTGQPNLNLQMEYLLKKIQERT, encoded by the exons ATGAAGATTCGGGGCTCCTGCGGACCCGGATTCCAACAACCAACAGCCAAAAGGCCCAAACCCAAGCGGGCTTGTCTCACTGAAATGACAGAAGAATCCCACCGAGGAGCATCTGGACCTCCACGCGGAATTAGCGGCGCAACCGGGACGGAGGTTCCTTCCGGCCGCCGTAGTCTCGGCGCTGTTGATGACGTCACCGTCCGGAGGAGAATGGCGCCGGTCAAGCAGTCGCAGAGAAGCTCCAGTCGTGTGGACAGGGAAATGGTTGTGAAGGCGAGTGGGAAGAGGAATTCCCGGTATTTTAAGAAGGGCTGGGGCAGCATTAAGGAAG GAAAGGGATTTGCTTTCCAGCAGAAGGCGAAGATTAAGCATCAGTACAAGAAGATATTGAGAAAAGAAAAACGAGCGCAGCATCCTCGAGATGTAGAGTATGCAGATAATTACCCAGATCATTTGCGCCATCTCTATCTGGCTGAAGAAGAGCTACTTAAGAAACAATCAAAGAAAGTCAAACGTGAGGAACCTGTAACAAGTCAGCCAGATTCTCAACCAGAGACACCAAAAAA GAAAAAGAAAAAGACATCTTATCAAAAAACTAAAGAGGAATATGAAAAAAGGCAAGCTGAATATAAAAGGAAGAAAGAA GAAGCAGAAAAAAGGCAAAAAGAAAAGGAAGAGGCACAGATGAAATACAAAGAACAAAAACTGGAGAGGTATAGAATACTCTGTAAGAAGACAAGAACGGGGCAGCCAAACCTGAACCTGCAGATGGAATACTTGCTTAAAAAAATCCAAGAAAGGACATGA